The proteins below come from a single Mangifera indica cultivar Alphonso chromosome 16, CATAS_Mindica_2.1, whole genome shotgun sequence genomic window:
- the LOC123198977 gene encoding disease resistance-like protein DSC1 produces the protein MSKQFEASYFILNVRKESEKSKGLNDLCQKLSSAILGDEHLNHGFTFRRKSFFNRKKVFIVFDDVTKLEQIKCLMRVFGNFNSDSRIIITTRDKHVLRNYEVDHIHEMIGLSSHNALQLFALHAFKGNPPTEDYNELSSIVVAYTKGVPLALKVLGSFLFKRTKREWESALKNLRTSLHVDVHKVLKISYDRLNDKEKVVFLDIACFFKGYKRDLIEAILNARDFDSHISIHLLIERCPITTSFDTIIMHDLLEKMGKEIVRQESIDDLDKHGRLWDPDAIFLVLKYNMGTRTIRSICLDMFEVEELHLNPKAFNNMQNLRFLKIYEFEHGKKVHGFEKLESDFSELRYFRWHGYSDKSLPPNFNPKNLVALSLRNSELKQLWTSNQKLVNLKHIDVGHSKRLCSIPDLSLMSNLESLKLEYYINLLESFSSIRNLHKLVILNLQGCKSFDNLQISSNCQSLRVVNLSNCSNLKEVSYFPNTVEELYLDGTTIKEFPSIGHLFRLVTLSLRKCSRLERLLDSIHKLKCLKSFYLSGCSKLDGLPNDMRNLQTLRELELDEISFAEIPTFMTSLINLWALSLTRCKMQKQSNFPLFDLSVFERTIRLNLVDCCIEVLPSNIGQLLSLKYLILGQNNLETLPESIKDLSNLKFLYLSNCQRLKYLPELPSRLETMMAMNCVYLESISSLPASFLGISTCNADVWFHNCFKLKLDMTDALVNIERNADVWHHHEDIIWAEQVGNIVYPRGGIPKWFDLKSNESFIKFSEGWVNDNLTGFVLYVVVSLQDYQQNVGFNLIVNGEMIFSSYLVHSFHFWLKFLEEEDIIESDHVLIGYQYLQMFEQFPTLNLDSQGGVEFFVEHATKNGEVQSQVKKCGVTLLYAKNDDLRRDVKVDKNDERSHKRLKLEG, from the exons atgtcTAAACAGTTTGAAGCGTCTTACTTCATTTTGAATGTTAGAAAAGAATCAGAGAAAAGCAAAGGATTAAATGACTTATGCCAAAAATTGAGTTCTGCAATTTTAGGGGATGAACATCTCAATCATGGATTCACCTTCAGAAGAAAAAgtttctttaacagaaaaaaagtTTTCATTGTGTTTGATGATGTAACGAAGTTAgaacaaataaaatgtttaatgaGAGTTTTTGGCAACTTCAATTCAGATAGTCGAATCATTATAACGACAAGGGATAAACATGTGCTAAGGAATTATGAAGTGGATCACATTCATGAGATGATAGGGTTATCTTCTCATAATGCTCTTCAACTTTTTGCTTTACATGCCTTTAAAGGAAACCCTCCAACAGAAGATTATAACGAGTTATCATCTATAGTAGTAGCTTATACTAAAGGTGTTCCACTAGCTCTTAAAGTTCTTGGTTCTTTTCTGTTCAAGAGAACGAAGAGAGAATGGGAAAGCGCACTAAAAAACTTAAGAACAAGTCTACATGTGGATGTCCATAAGGTGTTAAAAATAAGTTATGACAGATTAAATGATAAAGAGAAGGTTgtatttttagatattgcatGTTTCTTTAAAGGATATAAAAGAGATCTCATAGAAGCAATCCTAAATGCTCGTGACTTTGACTCTCATATTTCTATACATCTTCTCATTGAAAGGTGTCCCATAACTACATCATTTGACACCATAATAATGCATGATTTACTTGAAAAAATGGGTAAGGAAATTGTTCGGCAAGAATCAATTGATGATCTTGATAAACATGGTCGGTTGTGGGATCCTGATGCAATCTTTTTAGTATTGAAGTATAATATG GGAACTAGAACAATTCGAAGTATATGCTTGGATATGTTTGAAGTAGAAGAGTTGCATTTAAATCCTAAAGCTTTCAACAACATGCAAAACCTAAGATTCTTGAAAATTTATGAGTTCGAACATGGAAAGAAGGTGCATGGTTTTGAGAAACTTGAGTCTGATTTCTCTGAGCTAAGGTACTTTCGCTGGCATGGATATTCTGACAAATCTTTGCcaccaaattttaatccaaagaaCCTTGTTGCACTTTCCTTACGTAATAGTGAACTTAAACAACTTTGGACTAGCAACCAG aaacttgttaatttgaaacatattgACGTCGGTCACTCTAAACGTCTATGCAGTATACCAGATTTATCACTTATGTCAAATCTTGAGAGCTTGAAGCttgaatattatataaatttgctTGAGAGTTTCTCATCTATCCGTAATCTCCATAAACTTGTTATCCTGAATCTACAAGGATGCAAAAGCTTTGATAATCTTCAAATTAGTTCTAATTGCCAATCTCTTCGAGTAGTTAATCTCTCTAATTGCTCAAATCTCAAAGAAGTTTCATATTTCCCTAATACAGTTGAAGAATTATATCTAGATGGAACTACTATTAAAGAATTCCCATCAATAGGGCATTTATTTAGACTAGTAACATTGAGTCTTAGAAAATGTTCAAGGCTTGAGAGATTACTAGATAGTATTCATAAGTTGAAATGTCTTAAATCTTTTTATCTCTCGGGTTGTTCCAAACTTGACGGATTGCCTAATGACATGAGAAATTTACAAACTCTGAGGGAACTGGAACTGGATGAAATTTCTTTTGCAGAAATACCAACATTTATGACAAGTTTGATCAACCTGTGGGCATTGTCTTTGACAAGATGTAAGATGCAAAAGCAATCGAATTTCCCACTCTTTGATTTATCTGTCTTCGAAAGAACGATAAGGCTAAACCTGGTTGATTGTTGCATCGAAGTGTTACCCAGCAATATTGGCCAATTACTCtcacttaaatatttaattcttgGCCAAAACAATTTGGAGACGCTACCAGAGAGCATCAAAGACCTCTCTAACctgaaatttctttatttaagcAATTGCCAAAGGCTTAAATACTTACCAGAGCTTCCAAGCAGGTTAGAGACAATGATGGCAATGAATTGCGTATATCTTGAATCAATATCAAGTTTACCAGCTTCATTCCTAGGTATTTCGACTTGTAATGCGGATGTTTGGTTCCACAAttgtttcaaactaaaattagatATGACAGATGCTCTCGTGAATATTGAGAGAAATGCAGATGTGTGGCATCACCATGAA GATATCATTTGGGCTGAGCAAGTGGGGAACATTGTTTACCCTAGAGGCGGAATTCCAAAGTGGTTTGACTTAAAAAGTAATGAATCTTTTATAAAGTTTTCAGAAGGTTGGGTCAATGATAACTTAACTGGTTTCGTTTTATATGTTGTTGTATCATTACAAGACTATCAACAAAATGTTGGATTTAACCTGATTGTTAATGGAGAGATGATTTTTTCTAGTTATTTGGTTCACTCATTCCATTTTTGGCTTAAGTTTCTTGAAGAAGAGGACATTATTGAATCAGATCATGTACTCATAGGTTATCAGTACCTTCAGATGTTCGAGCAATTTCCTACACTCAATTTGGATAGCCAAGGTGGTGTTGAGTTCTTTGTTGAACATGCAACTAAGAATGGTGAGGTTCAAAGCCAGGTGAAAAAATGTGGAGTGACTTTGTTATATgccaaaaatgatgatttgagAAGAGATGTAAAAGTGgacaaaaatgatgaaagaTCTCATAAGCGATTGAAACTTGAAGGTTGA
- the LOC123199233 gene encoding TMV resistance protein N-like: MASSSSSSSSSITPKIEYEVFLSFRGVDTRQNITSHLYEAFCQKKIKTFIDDSLVRGEEISISLLKAIEHSNISVIIFSKGYASSRWCLRELEEIVKCKNTYDQIVIPVFYEVDPSDVRNQTGDFGKAFAELEKRFKDDSEMLQRWRTALRDAANLSGYDSTNSR, from the coding sequence atggcttcctcttcttcttcttcttcttcttccattacTCCTAAAATAGAGTATGAGGTTTTCCTTAGTTTCCGTGGTGTGGACACCCGACAAAACATTACCAGCCATCTTTATGAAGCCTTTTGtcaaaaaaagattaaaactttcattgatgatagCCTTGTtagaggagaagaaatttctatatctcttttgaaggcaattgaacattcaaatatttcagttatcattttttctaaaggGTATGCTTCCTCAAGATGGTGTCTCAGAGAACTTGAAGAGATAGTTAAATGCAAGAACACGTATGATCAGATCGTAATACCAGTCTTCTATGAAGTAGATCCATCTGATGTGAGGAATCAAACTGGGGATTTTGGGAAAGCATTTGCTGAGCTTGAAAAGCGTTTTAAGGATGATTCAGAGATGTTGCAGAGATGGAGGACTGCTTTGAGGGATGCGGCCAACCTATCTGGTTATGATTCAACGAACTCTAGGtaa